A part of Lutra lutra chromosome 2, mLutLut1.2, whole genome shotgun sequence genomic DNA contains:
- the LOC125094392 gene encoding integumentary mucin C.1-like, with protein MKALVLIAVILTFTAYFLSGESSEEHFKAFKQLKSKLLRGFAAKFGLGPGRPGAHFGHHEVPGGHQLHPHPHHPQSPHGPSPRPTSPPENIVHPTSQALSAPSSAPPTVIYTTAANAATTAANAAATTAPDAAATTAAAAAATTAPDAAATTAAAAAATTAAAAATTMASPALAQNTAGAVPSTTASSAQQPENITSAPAAGTTPAPTADTTAVNLQQEQQ; from the exons ATGAAGGCTCTCGTTTTGATTGCTGTCATCTTGACTTTCACTGCTTACTTCTTG TCTGGTGAAAGTTCCGAAGagcattttaaagcatttaaacaaTTAAAGTCTAAGCTGTTGAGAGGATTTGCTGCAAAATTTGGACTAGGTCCTGGAAGACCAGGTGCTCACTTCGGTCATCATGAAGTCCCCGGAGGCCACCaactccatccccacccccatcatccCCAATCCCCACATGGACCATCACCCAGACCTACATCACCACCTGAGAACATCGTCCATCCTACTTCTCAAGCATTATCAGCTCCTTCTAGTGCTCCTCCAACCGTAATTTACACCACTGCCGCTAATGCTGCCACCACCGCTGCTAATGCCGCAGCCACCACGGCCCCTGATGCCGCAGCCACCACCGCCGCTGCTGCCGCAGCCACCACCGCCCCTGATGCCGCAGCCACCACAGCCGCTGCTGCCGCAGCCACCACAGCCGCCGCTGCTGCCACCACCATGGCTTCCCCTGCCTTGGCCCAAAACACTGCAGGTGCTGTACCCAGCACTACGGCTTCCAGTGCCCAACAACCTGAAAACATCACCAGCGCCCCTGCGGCTGgcaccacccctgccccaacaGCCGACACCACTGCTGTCAACCTTCAGCAAGAGCAACAGTAA